In Ochrobactrum vermis, the following proteins share a genomic window:
- a CDS encoding pyridoxal phosphate-dependent aminotransferase: MAFLADALSRVKPSATIAVSQKARELKAKGKDVIGLGAGEPDFDTPTNIKQAAIDAINRGETKYTPVAGIPELRQAIVAKFKRENGLDYKPEQVIVGTGGKQILFNAFMATLNPGDEVIVPAPYWVSYPEMVAINGGNPVFINTKIEDNFKLTAADLEKAITPKTKWLIFNSPSNPTGSAYTEAELKSLTEVLVRHPHVWILTDDMYEHLVYGDFVFTTPAQVEPSLYDRTLTMNGVSKAYAMTGWRIGYAAGPLQLIKAMDMVQGQQTSGACSIAQWAAVEALNGTQDFIPENKKIFQARRDLVVSMLNQAKGIKCPTPEGAFYVYPSCADLIGKKTEAGKVIETDEDFVTELLEAEGVAVVHGSAFGLGPNFRISYATSDTLLEEACTRIQRFCASLR; the protein is encoded by the coding sequence ACTGAAAGCCAAGGGCAAGGACGTGATTGGTCTCGGTGCGGGTGAGCCCGACTTCGACACACCCACGAATATCAAGCAGGCCGCTATCGACGCGATCAATCGCGGCGAAACGAAGTATACGCCCGTTGCCGGTATTCCTGAACTGCGTCAGGCCATCGTCGCCAAGTTCAAGCGCGAAAACGGCCTCGACTATAAGCCGGAACAGGTCATCGTCGGCACCGGCGGCAAGCAGATTCTCTTCAACGCCTTCATGGCGACGCTGAACCCCGGCGATGAAGTCATCGTTCCTGCCCCTTATTGGGTCAGCTACCCTGAAATGGTAGCGATCAACGGCGGTAACCCGGTTTTCATCAACACGAAGATCGAAGACAATTTCAAGCTGACCGCCGCCGATCTGGAAAAGGCCATCACGCCGAAGACCAAGTGGCTGATCTTCAACTCGCCGTCGAACCCGACCGGCTCGGCTTACACGGAAGCAGAACTCAAGTCCCTGACTGAAGTTCTCGTCCGTCATCCGCATGTCTGGATCCTGACCGACGACATGTATGAGCATCTGGTCTATGGCGATTTCGTCTTCACGACCCCTGCGCAGGTCGAGCCTTCGCTTTACGACCGCACGCTCACCATGAACGGCGTGTCGAAGGCCTATGCGATGACCGGCTGGCGTATCGGCTACGCAGCAGGACCGCTGCAGCTCATCAAGGCCATGGATATGGTTCAGGGGCAGCAGACCTCCGGCGCCTGCTCCATTGCACAGTGGGCCGCAGTCGAAGCGCTCAACGGCACCCAGGATTTCATTCCGGAAAACAAGAAGATCTTCCAGGCCCGTCGCGATCTGGTCGTGTCGATGCTCAATCAGGCCAAAGGCATCAAGTGCCCGACGCCGGAAGGCGCCTTCTATGTCTATCCGTCCTGCGCAGACCTGATCGGCAAGAAGACGGAAGCTGGCAAGGTCATCGAGACCGATGAAGACTTCGTCACAGAATTGCTGGAAGCCGAAGGCGTGGCCGTCGTTCACGGTTCGGCATTCGGTCTTGGACCGAACTTCCGCATTTCCTATGCAACGTCGGATACGCTGCTCGAAGAAGCTTGCACCCGCATCCAGCGCTTCTGCGCAAGCCTGCGCTAA
- a CDS encoding metallophosphoesterase family protein, translating to MRIVQITDTHLSPIKPHFNRNWEPLVAWIDQQKPDLIIHTGDLTVDGADVEADLLFCRACLNDLPARVLSLPGNHDIGHLPESHQPVNAQRLMRWRRHVGPDRWAENFGDWCIIGLNSLIIGSGEAEEEEQFHWLEDELKNSDGKPVAVFAHKPLFVDDPDEGDSGYWGIRPAPRQRLYDLFAQYNVQLHASGHLHRAWSGDAFGTNYVWAPAAAFIVGPMERDLPGERVLGAAIHDLDEVATSSIVRIDELTPYVIDDVVHEVYPHHTGDGEKVTEEASQ from the coding sequence GTGCGGATCGTTCAGATTACAGACACCCATCTCAGCCCCATCAAGCCGCACTTCAATCGCAACTGGGAACCGCTCGTCGCCTGGATCGATCAGCAAAAGCCCGATCTCATCATCCACACCGGTGACCTGACAGTCGATGGCGCCGATGTGGAAGCCGACCTTCTGTTTTGCCGCGCCTGCCTGAACGATCTTCCAGCGCGCGTTCTCAGTCTTCCGGGCAATCACGATATCGGCCATCTTCCCGAAAGCCACCAGCCGGTCAATGCGCAGCGCCTGATGCGCTGGCGCCGTCATGTCGGCCCGGACCGCTGGGCGGAAAATTTCGGCGACTGGTGCATCATCGGGCTCAACAGCCTGATCATCGGATCGGGTGAAGCCGAAGAAGAAGAGCAGTTTCACTGGCTCGAAGACGAACTGAAAAACAGCGACGGCAAGCCCGTCGCCGTCTTCGCGCACAAGCCGCTCTTCGTGGACGATCCGGATGAAGGCGACAGCGGTTACTGGGGCATCCGCCCTGCTCCCCGTCAGCGCCTTTATGATCTCTTCGCACAGTATAACGTGCAGCTTCATGCCAGCGGTCACCTGCACCGTGCCTGGTCAGGCGATGCGTTCGGCACGAACTATGTCTGGGCGCCTGCCGCCGCCTTCATCGTTGGGCCGATGGAACGCGACCTGCCCGGCGAACGCGTCCTCGGCGCTGCCATTCACGATCTCGATGAAGTTGCCACAAGCAGCATCGTCCGCATCGATGAACTGACGCCCTATGTCATCGATGACGTGGTGCATGAAGTCTATCCCCATCACACCGGCGACGGTGAGAAAGTGACCGAGGAGGCAAGCCAGTGA
- a CDS encoding ABC transporter ATP-binding protein, which yields MSTLAIRDIGKSYGENRILDGISIEAAEGEFIALVGPSGCGKSTLLRILAGLDHTDEGSVELAGRNITGAHPADRNIAMVFQSYALYPHLTTAQNIAVPLAMRDLTAAERLPMIGAFIPGQRGKRAAIQKQVRATATSLKIDHLLERKPGQMSGGQRQRVALARALVRQPGAFLMDEPLSNLDANLRVHTRTEIVELHRRAGVPTIYVTHDQAEALSMADRVAVMMGGKLLQIDTPTAIYNDPRHIEVAQFIGTPRINILEALVSDNGMVHFAGRAILQDVAAHSGTKIRIGIRPEHFQFKPHDKTGVAGTVSRIEFLGSEVLVYLKAPGASHDLTVKLSPEEARDIVVGLPVGLHFDASNAHLFAEDGLRLRQPAGNIVKIASPAKAAAHV from the coding sequence GTGAGCACGCTTGCCATTCGCGATATCGGCAAATCCTACGGGGAAAACCGCATTCTCGATGGCATTTCCATCGAAGCTGCGGAAGGCGAATTCATCGCGCTTGTCGGCCCGTCGGGCTGCGGCAAGAGCACATTGCTACGTATTCTCGCCGGTCTCGACCATACGGATGAAGGAAGCGTCGAACTTGCCGGGCGCAACATAACCGGCGCTCACCCCGCCGACCGGAACATCGCCATGGTGTTCCAGTCCTACGCGCTCTATCCCCACCTGACGACGGCGCAGAATATCGCGGTGCCGCTTGCCATGCGCGATCTGACCGCTGCGGAACGCCTGCCCATGATCGGTGCTTTCATTCCCGGCCAGCGTGGTAAGCGCGCCGCCATTCAAAAGCAGGTCAGGGCAACGGCCACCAGCCTCAAAATCGACCATCTGCTCGAACGCAAGCCGGGCCAAATGTCCGGTGGCCAGCGCCAGCGCGTGGCGCTTGCCCGCGCACTCGTCCGCCAGCCCGGCGCATTCCTGATGGATGAACCGCTGTCAAACCTCGATGCCAATCTGCGCGTTCACACCCGTACGGAAATTGTCGAACTGCATCGCCGCGCCGGTGTCCCCACCATCTACGTGACCCATGATCAGGCCGAAGCGCTTAGCATGGCCGACCGCGTTGCGGTGATGATGGGCGGCAAACTGCTCCAGATCGACACGCCAACCGCGATCTATAACGATCCACGCCATATCGAGGTCGCGCAATTCATCGGCACGCCGCGCATCAATATTCTGGAAGCGCTGGTCAGCGATAACGGAATGGTGCATTTCGCCGGTCGCGCCATCCTGCAGGACGTCGCCGCCCATTCCGGCACCAAAATCCGCATTGGCATTCGTCCTGAGCATTTTCAGTTCAAGCCGCACGACAAGACAGGCGTTGCGGGTACGGTTTCGCGGATCGAATTCCTCGGCTCGGAAGTTCTGGTCTATCTCAAGGCTCCCGGCGCTTCGCACGATCTCACTGTGAAGCTTTCCCCCGAAGAAGCCCGTGACATCGTCGTCGGCCTGCCCGTGGGCCTGCATTTCGATGCAAGCAACGCCCATCTCTTCGCAGAAGACGGTCTGCGCCTGCGCCAGCCCGCCGGGAACATCGTCAAGATTGCATCCCCGGCAAAGGCTGCCGCTCATGTCTGA
- a CDS encoding carbohydrate ABC transporter permease, translating into MSDLALPGRAATSARTAAEEARRREERLAWKLAAPAIILTVLLILLPTAAVIFWSLTNFELGYDGFEFIGLENYAELFSDRTFLISLKNTAIYTAIVAPASVFLGLGVALLIEGEVRGKSFFRTVYFLPVASLLVAMATVWQYLLHPTLGPVNAMLSMIGIAGPNWLGSSETVLFSLALIGIWQSVGFNMVLFLAGLTAIPRELYSAAEVDGVKNSWERFRLVTWPLLGPTTLFVTTISIINAVKVFETVKTLTEGGPNKASEVLLWTIYQEGFVYLRVGYASAMTVIFLAVLVILMMLQFRVLDRRTHY; encoded by the coding sequence ATGTCTGATCTTGCTTTACCCGGCCGCGCAGCCACCAGCGCGCGCACGGCGGCAGAGGAAGCCCGCCGTCGCGAAGAACGCCTTGCCTGGAAACTCGCGGCTCCGGCCATCATTCTGACCGTGCTGCTGATCCTCCTTCCAACGGCCGCCGTCATATTCTGGAGCCTGACCAATTTCGAGCTCGGTTATGACGGTTTCGAATTCATCGGACTGGAAAACTATGCCGAACTGTTCAGCGACCGGACGTTTCTGATCTCGCTGAAGAACACCGCCATCTACACCGCGATCGTAGCGCCCGCTTCCGTCTTTCTCGGTCTTGGCGTCGCGCTCCTCATCGAAGGCGAAGTGCGCGGTAAATCCTTCTTTCGCACAGTCTATTTCCTGCCGGTGGCATCGCTGCTCGTTGCCATGGCAACCGTCTGGCAATATCTGCTGCATCCGACACTCGGTCCCGTCAACGCCATGCTGAGCATGATTGGCATTGCCGGTCCTAACTGGCTCGGCTCCAGCGAGACGGTGCTGTTCAGCCTCGCACTGATCGGCATCTGGCAGAGCGTCGGCTTCAACATGGTGCTGTTTCTGGCCGGTCTGACGGCCATTCCGCGAGAACTCTATTCCGCAGCCGAAGTTGACGGCGTGAAAAACAGCTGGGAGCGCTTCCGGCTGGTCACGTGGCCCTTGCTCGGCCCCACCACGCTTTTTGTCACGACGATCAGCATCATCAATGCCGTGAAGGTATTCGAGACGGTCAAGACGCTGACCGAGGGCGGCCCGAACAAGGCTTCGGAAGTCCTGCTCTGGACCATCTATCAGGAAGGCTTCGTCTATCTGCGCGTCGGCTATGCCTCGGCAATGACGGTGATCTTTCTCGCGGTTCTCGTGATCCTGATGATGTTGCAGTTCCGCGTGCTGGACCGCCGCACCCATTATTGA
- a CDS encoding carbohydrate ABC transporter permease, with translation MSLARSLRLGILSLGALLFLAPYIFMLSTAAKSQQDIFSSSLSLIPQHWALWDNLVKAFSRVPMGLLLFNGVVVCALVLVIQVVVAIPCAYAMAKLNFRGQRTMMMMVMLGLLVPIHATALPFYVGFNQLGVLNSYFALSAPFFISVFGIFLFLQFFRAMPDDLISAARLDGMSEAGIVMRVIVPNAWPAITAFSIFSVVAHWNDLFWPLIVVNGMERATPPLGLLYFRAAEAGDDYGALMAATLIITLPLLLAFLAAQRRFIEGITLTGLKG, from the coding sequence ATGTCACTCGCCCGTTCGCTTCGCCTCGGCATTCTTTCACTGGGTGCCCTGCTTTTCCTCGCGCCCTACATCTTCATGCTGTCTACGGCAGCAAAATCGCAGCAGGATATTTTCTCGTCGTCGCTGTCGCTGATCCCGCAACACTGGGCGCTCTGGGATAATCTTGTCAAAGCATTCAGCCGCGTGCCGATGGGGCTTCTGCTGTTCAATGGCGTGGTTGTCTGCGCACTGGTTCTGGTCATTCAGGTCGTGGTCGCCATTCCCTGCGCCTATGCCATGGCAAAGCTGAACTTTCGCGGCCAGCGCACCATGATGATGATGGTCATGCTCGGCCTGCTCGTGCCGATCCATGCCACAGCGCTGCCCTTCTATGTCGGCTTCAACCAGCTCGGCGTGCTCAACAGTTATTTTGCTCTCAGCGCTCCGTTCTTCATCTCGGTCTTCGGCATCTTCCTGTTTCTGCAATTCTTCCGCGCCATGCCGGACGACCTGATCAGCGCCGCGCGTCTCGATGGCATGTCGGAAGCAGGCATCGTCATGCGGGTGATCGTGCCCAATGCATGGCCTGCCATCACCGCCTTCTCGATCTTCTCGGTTGTTGCGCACTGGAACGATCTGTTCTGGCCGCTGATCGTCGTCAACGGCATGGAACGCGCCACGCCACCGCTGGGCCTTCTCTATTTCCGCGCGGCTGAAGCAGGCGATGATTACGGGGCGCTGATGGCTGCAACCCTCATCATCACCCTGCCGCTGCTGCTGGCATTTCTGGCTGCCCAGCGCCGCTTCATCGAAGGCATCACCCTCACCGGCCTCAAGGGCTGA
- a CDS encoding ABC transporter substrate-binding protein, translated as MNRLASNLGTLAALAVASSLASPAFADTTLNVHYPMPGFFKDVMADISAKFMEENPGIKINFVSPSATYEEGIQTIMRQAGTSEMPDITFTGLNRLRVLTERNIGVDLKPLVEKEADMEAQGFTDHLLSLARVGDRQVGLAFATSNPIMYYNADLLKAAGGNPDTPPTTWDEVIELGGKIKALGNGNEGIDFRWQGDDWMFSALLFGAGGTMLTDDEKKVAFDGPEGLEAFKLVDRMVKEGGMPVLTKAAGEQAFAAGKVGFSFQTTGALRNTIKNVGDKFDLRTGKIPLVNAEKGRLPTGGNAVVILTEDQSKLDAAWKFAKFAAGPYGASVVVPGTGYVPNNELAAKSDEYLGKFYEENPLFKAGLSQMSLMIPWYAFPGSNGVKVTQTIVDNLSRVVEQSATPEDALADASKEVQRLLPRK; from the coding sequence ATGAATCGCCTTGCAAGCAATCTTGGTACGCTCGCCGCTCTGGCTGTTGCGTCAAGCCTTGCCTCACCGGCTTTCGCCGACACCACCCTCAATGTGCACTATCCGATGCCGGGTTTCTTCAAGGATGTCATGGCTGACATCTCAGCCAAGTTCATGGAGGAAAATCCGGGCATCAAGATCAACTTCGTCAGCCCATCGGCAACCTACGAAGAAGGCATCCAGACGATCATGCGTCAGGCCGGAACGTCGGAAATGCCGGACATTACCTTCACGGGTTTGAACCGCCTGCGTGTTCTGACGGAGCGCAATATCGGCGTCGACTTGAAGCCGCTGGTCGAAAAAGAAGCCGACATGGAAGCACAGGGCTTCACCGATCACCTGCTAAGCCTGGCGCGTGTCGGCGACCGTCAGGTCGGCCTTGCTTTCGCGACCTCCAACCCGATCATGTACTACAATGCCGATCTTCTGAAGGCGGCAGGCGGCAATCCCGACACTCCACCCACCACCTGGGATGAAGTGATTGAACTGGGCGGCAAGATCAAGGCGCTCGGCAACGGCAATGAGGGCATCGACTTCCGCTGGCAGGGTGATGACTGGATGTTCTCCGCGCTGCTGTTCGGCGCGGGCGGCACCATGCTGACCGACGACGAGAAGAAGGTTGCCTTCGACGGGCCGGAAGGGCTCGAAGCCTTCAAGCTTGTCGACCGCATGGTGAAGGAAGGCGGCATGCCGGTTCTGACCAAGGCTGCGGGCGAACAGGCTTTTGCGGCTGGCAAGGTCGGCTTCTCGTTCCAGACGACTGGCGCGCTGCGCAACACGATCAAGAATGTCGGCGACAAATTCGATCTTCGCACGGGGAAAATCCCGCTGGTCAACGCAGAAAAGGGTCGCCTGCCAACCGGCGGCAACGCGGTTGTCATCCTGACTGAAGACCAGTCCAAGCTTGATGCTGCATGGAAATTCGCCAAATTCGCTGCCGGACCATACGGCGCTTCCGTGGTTGTTCCCGGCACCGGTTACGTGCCCAACAACGAACTGGCTGCAAAGTCGGACGAATATCTCGGCAAGTTCTACGAGGAAAACCCACTCTTCAAGGCTGGCCTCAGCCAGATGTCGCTGATGATCCCCTGGTACGCCTTCCCCGGTTCGAATGGCGTGAAGGTGACGCAGACCATCGTGGATAATCTTTCGCGCGTCGTCGAACAGTCCGCCACGCCGGAAGACGCCCTTGCCGATGCCTCGAAGGAAGTCCAGCGCCTCTTGCCGCGCAAGTAA
- a CDS encoding LysR family transcriptional regulator — MVAPLDWDKLRIFHAAAEAGSFTHAAQTLHLSQSAISRQVSALEQDVGVPLFHRHARGLILTEQGETLYRTAHDVLMKLENVRSKLAESKEKPTGRLRVTTTVGLGSGWLIERIQEFVELYPDIQLQLILDNEELDLTMRHADCAIRLRQPQQPDLIQRRLFTVHMHVYASAGYVSKYGKLNSIEEIDQHRVVTFGEPAPSYLTGLNWLEIAGRADGSTRIPALQVNNLLSIRRAVQRGVGIAVLPDYMADKESGLVQLLPELEEIPSFDTFFCYPEALKNSAKLHAFRDFLFSKARNWTY, encoded by the coding sequence GTGGTCGCTCCGCTCGACTGGGATAAACTGCGCATATTTCATGCTGCGGCTGAGGCTGGGTCATTCACCCACGCGGCCCAGACATTGCATCTGTCGCAATCGGCTATCTCACGGCAGGTGAGCGCGCTGGAGCAGGATGTCGGCGTTCCGCTGTTTCATCGTCACGCGCGTGGTCTGATCCTGACCGAGCAGGGCGAAACGCTTTATCGCACGGCGCATGACGTGCTGATGAAGCTCGAGAACGTTCGTTCGAAGCTTGCCGAAAGCAAGGAAAAGCCGACAGGCCGTCTCCGCGTGACGACGACCGTTGGTCTGGGTTCCGGCTGGCTGATCGAGCGTATTCAGGAATTCGTAGAGCTTTATCCCGATATCCAGCTCCAGCTTATCCTCGACAACGAGGAACTGGATCTGACGATGCGTCATGCGGATTGTGCCATCCGGCTGAGGCAGCCGCAGCAGCCGGACCTGATCCAGCGCCGTCTGTTCACGGTGCATATGCATGTCTATGCATCGGCTGGATATGTTTCGAAATATGGCAAGCTGAATTCGATCGAAGAGATCGACCAGCATCGCGTCGTCACCTTCGGCGAACCGGCGCCAAGCTATCTCACTGGCCTGAACTGGCTGGAGATTGCCGGACGTGCCGATGGCAGCACACGCATTCCGGCGTTGCAGGTGAACAATCTGCTGTCGATTCGTCGCGCTGTTCAGCGTGGTGTCGGCATTGCCGTTCTGCCCGATTATATGGCGGACAAGGAATCCGGTCTGGTGCAGCTTCTGCCGGAACTGGAAGAAATACCGTCCTTCGATACGTTCTTCTGTTATCCGGAAGCTTTGAAGAACTCCGCGAAACTGCATGCGTTCCGCGACTTCCTGTTCTCGAAGGCCCGCAACTGGACCTATTGA
- the trxB gene encoding thioredoxin-disulfide reductase produces MSQRHAPVIVIGSGPAGYTAAIYAARAMLKPIIIAGLQQGGQLMITTDVENYPGYAEPVQGPWMMDQMATQAQNVGAEIVHDIITEVETTVRPFRLKGDSGTVYTCDALIIATGAQAKWLGLDSEQTFMGGGVSACATCDGFFYRGKDVVVVGGGNTAVEEALYLSHIAKSVTVVHRRDGFRAEKIMQDRLVSRQNVSVIWNSVIDEILGTQAKPPMGATVTGVRLKNVVTGETQELDTHGVFVAIGHAPAVSLFEGKLKQKPNGYLWTAPDSTATDVAGIFAAGDVTDDIYRQAVTAAGMGCMAALEAERWLAAQEPLHEAAE; encoded by the coding sequence ATGTCACAGCGTCATGCGCCAGTCATCGTCATCGGCTCAGGTCCTGCTGGTTATACCGCGGCGATTTACGCCGCGCGCGCGATGCTGAAGCCCATCATCATTGCCGGGCTGCAGCAAGGTGGCCAGCTCATGATCACCACGGATGTGGAAAACTATCCGGGCTATGCCGAGCCGGTGCAGGGGCCTTGGATGATGGACCAGATGGCGACGCAGGCGCAGAATGTCGGCGCGGAAATCGTCCATGACATCATCACCGAGGTGGAAACCACGGTGCGTCCTTTCCGCCTGAAAGGTGATTCTGGCACGGTTTATACCTGCGATGCGCTGATCATCGCGACGGGTGCACAGGCCAAGTGGCTTGGCCTCGACAGCGAACAGACATTCATGGGCGGCGGCGTTTCGGCTTGTGCGACCTGCGACGGTTTCTTCTATCGCGGCAAGGACGTGGTCGTTGTCGGCGGCGGCAATACGGCTGTCGAGGAAGCGCTTTATCTTTCGCATATCGCCAAGAGCGTGACGGTCGTGCATCGCCGCGACGGCTTCCGCGCAGAGAAGATCATGCAGGATCGTCTGGTCTCGCGCCAGAACGTCTCTGTGATCTGGAACAGCGTGATCGACGAAATTCTCGGCACGCAAGCAAAGCCGCCTATGGGTGCGACAGTGACCGGCGTGCGCCTCAAGAATGTTGTGACGGGTGAGACACAGGAACTCGACACGCATGGCGTTTTTGTCGCCATCGGTCACGCGCCTGCGGTTTCTTTGTTCGAGGGCAAACTCAAGCAGAAGCCAAACGGCTATCTGTGGACCGCGCCCGATTCGACGGCCACCGATGTTGCGGGCATTTTCGCCGCTGGCGACGTCACGGACGATATTTATCGGCAGGCTGTGACCGCCGCCGGTATGGGTTGCATGGCTGCTCTTGAAGCCGAGCGTTGGCTCGCCGCACAGGAACCGCTGCACGAAGCTGCGGAATAG
- a CDS encoding TrkH family potassium uptake protein, with amino-acid sequence MAVAMLLPAAIDLRDGSDDWLIFVRSAAATGALSALILLATQNQTMRFTPRLGFLLTACLWLTASFLGSIPLYFSHLPISYATAFFEAMSGVTSTGATALTGLDNMQRGILLWRSLLCWIGGVGFIGLALLMLPSLRAGGLALFHMENSDKSEKILPRMNQIALGIVLAYLSLTAACIIAYFAVGMSVFDAINHGLTTVATAGFSTHDSSLGFYEGNQLLLVVSTIFMALSALPFVLYIKAFMPRRMELLADPQVKLFFTIVIGFSFALAVVLRLGSNVPFGDALISAAFHFVSVMTTTGYATEDYSLWGPPAIGIFFLASFLGGCAGSTSGGIKMNRLIILWSLTQANLARLIMPHAVIKIRYGSSEVSGDIAQNVLLYLFLYCASLVTGAVLLASLGLDFVSAFTGALTALSNVGPGLGDTIGPVGNFSTIRDPALWVLSFLMLVGRLELVTVYILFTRAFWVR; translated from the coding sequence ATGGCTGTTGCCATGCTCCTGCCCGCCGCAATAGATCTGCGCGATGGAAGTGACGATTGGCTGATCTTCGTGCGCTCGGCTGCGGCAACGGGCGCGCTCTCTGCCCTGATCCTGCTTGCCACCCAAAACCAGACAATGCGCTTCACCCCGCGCCTCGGCTTTCTGCTGACGGCCTGCCTCTGGCTGACTGCGAGCTTTCTCGGCTCTATTCCGCTTTATTTTTCACATCTGCCGATCAGTTATGCGACGGCGTTCTTCGAGGCGATGTCGGGCGTTACCTCCACCGGAGCCACCGCCCTGACCGGGCTCGACAATATGCAGCGTGGCATTCTTTTGTGGCGGTCGCTTCTGTGCTGGATCGGGGGCGTCGGCTTTATCGGCTTGGCCCTGCTGATGCTGCCTTCCCTGCGCGCGGGCGGGCTCGCGCTTTTCCACATGGAGAATTCTGACAAGTCGGAAAAAATCCTTCCGCGCATGAACCAGATAGCACTGGGCATCGTGCTTGCTTATCTCAGCCTGACCGCCGCCTGCATTATTGCGTATTTTGCTGTCGGCATGAGCGTTTTCGACGCCATCAATCATGGCCTGACCACAGTGGCCACAGCCGGTTTTTCGACGCATGACAGCTCGCTCGGCTTCTATGAGGGAAACCAACTGCTTCTGGTCGTGTCCACGATCTTCATGGCCCTCTCGGCTCTGCCCTTCGTGCTTTACATCAAAGCCTTCATGCCGCGGCGCATGGAGCTGCTCGCAGATCCCCAGGTGAAGCTGTTCTTCACAATCGTGATCGGATTCAGCTTTGCGCTCGCAGTGGTTCTGCGGCTCGGTTCCAATGTGCCGTTCGGCGATGCGTTGATCTCGGCCGCGTTTCATTTTGTCTCGGTCATGACCACGACAGGTTATGCCACAGAGGACTATTCGCTCTGGGGACCGCCAGCGATTGGAATTTTCTTTCTCGCGTCATTTCTGGGCGGCTGCGCCGGCTCCACGTCAGGCGGCATCAAGATGAACCGTCTTATCATCCTGTGGAGCCTGACGCAGGCTAATCTCGCCCGTCTCATCATGCCCCACGCCGTCATCAAGATCCGTTACGGCAGTTCGGAAGTTTCCGGTGACATTGCACAGAACGTTCTTCTCTACCTGTTCCTCTACTGCGCTTCCCTCGTCACGGGCGCCGTATTGCTCGCCTCGCTCGGACTTGACTTCGTGTCGGCCTTCACTGGCGCCCTGACCGCGCTTTCCAATGTTGGCCCCGGTTTGGGGGACACCATCGGCCCCGTCGGCAATTTTTCAACCATTCGGGACCCCGCCTTATGGGTCCTTTCATTCCTGATGCTGGTCGGGCGTCTGGAGCTCGTTACCGTGTATATCCTGTTCACTCGCGCTTTTTGGGTGCGTTGA
- a CDS encoding Lrp/AsnC family transcriptional regulator codes for MPIKADLDDIDWKILRELQNNGRITNVELAERVGISAPPCLRRVRKLEESGVIRGYRAILNGNSLGQDLVAFCSVGLHRQADADLKAFAEKTKQWPLVRRAWMVSGESDFLLHCVARDLNTFQTFVIEELTAAPNVDSVRTALTIRPVKDEPLMIL; via the coding sequence ATGCCGATCAAGGCCGATCTGGATGATATCGATTGGAAAATCCTTCGGGAGCTCCAGAATAACGGGCGCATCACCAATGTCGAGCTGGCTGAACGCGTCGGCATTTCGGCTCCGCCCTGCCTTCGCCGTGTGCGCAAGCTTGAAGAAAGCGGCGTCATCCGGGGGTATCGCGCCATTCTCAATGGCAATTCCCTTGGACAGGACCTCGTGGCGTTCTGTTCGGTCGGCCTCCATCGTCAGGCCGATGCGGACCTCAAGGCTTTTGCCGAAAAAACCAAGCAATGGCCTCTTGTACGCCGCGCCTGGATGGTTTCGGGTGAGTCCGATTTCCTGCTCCATTGCGTCGCGCGCGATCTCAACACGTTCCAGACCTTCGTGATCGAAGAGCTGACCGCCGCTCCCAATGTAGATTCCGTGCGCACAGCTCTGACCATTCGTCCGGTCAAGGACGAACCGCTGATGATCCTTTAA